The Panicum virgatum strain AP13 chromosome 3N, P.virgatum_v5, whole genome shotgun sequence genome includes the window AAATCTTTGATGAAATTGTGCATCAACTCCTTGCCCATGATCCTGGTTTTAATCCTTCTGTGATAACCAGTAGGTTTGTAGATGGTTTGAGGAATGATATCAAAGCAGTTGTATTAGTTCATAGGCCAAAGGATCTCGATACTGCTAGCTCCTTGGCTAttttgcaggaagaagttctGCTGGGAAGTTCAAGCAAAGAGGTGAAACGATTTGAAGCATATACCTCTGGGAAACCAATGTCCAAGTCTTGGGGCCAGTCTGTACCTATCAAACAGGCTGATCAGGCACAACTAGAAGACAAGAAGCTTTCTGCTACACCCAAGAGCAAACCTTAGAGTGAGAAGATAGCAGCATTGATGGCCTATAGGAAAGCCAAAGGGCTGTGTTACAAGTGTGGAAACAAATGGGGGCCTCAGCACCATTGCCCAGAATCTGTCTCTCTTCATGTGGTAGAGGAGTTGTGGCAAATGTTTTCAGAAGGTGATGAATCTCCAACACTCAGTTCTCAAGGTGCAGAATCTGATTCAGGGGATGATCTTATGGCACTATCTGCATATGCTGCTACTGGTATCAATTCTGGCAAGACAATTAAGCTTCAGGCATCCATACTCCAGCACAAGGCTTTAGTGTTACTTGACTCAGGAAGTTCTCACAGTTTTATTAGTGAGCAGATGGCTGCTCTCTTGCCATATAGAAGACAACTGAAACATCCAGTAAAGGTGCAAGTTGCTGATGGTGGGATACTACTTTGTACTCATGAGGTGAAAGATTGTCCTTGGCTTTTGCAGGGGACTCAGTTAACCACTTCCTTTAAAATCCTGCCACTGAAGTGTTATGATGTTATCCTAGGCATGGATTGGTTGGAACAGCACAGCCCAATGCAAGTACAGTGGGCAGAAAAATGGTTTTCATTCAGTCATCAAGGGAGGAACCTTAAGTTTTCTGGTATCCAGGAGTTTGATGGAAAATGTCAAGTCATAAATGGTGATCAATTGGTTGCTTTGCACAAGCAAGATGAGATTTGGTGCATTGTGCATCTTTATGCCATGGAAGAAAACATCACCAATGAGCAGATACCTCCAGAGCTTCAAGCAATCCTTTCTCAGTACTCAGATGTTTTTACTGAACCCACTGGTGTACCTCCCAGCAGACCAAAGGATCATACTATACCCCTCCTTTCTGGAACACAGCCATTTCATTTGAGGCCCTATAGATACACACCGTTCCAAAAGGATGAAATCGAAAAACAAGTTGCCCAGTTGCTGAAGAATAACTGGATTCAAGCTAGTAACAGTCCTTATGCCTCACCAGTTTTGTTGGTAAAGAAGAAGACAGGAGAAtggaggctatgtgttgacttTAGGAGGCTAAATGCCTATACAATCAAAAACAAATTTCCTCTGCCAATCATAGAAGAATTATTTGAGGAATTGTTTGGTGCTCAATGGTTCACTACTTTGGACCTCAGGTCTGGTTTCCATCAGATATTAGTGTCAGAATCAGACAGGCATAAGACTGCTTTCCAAACTCATTTTGGGCACTATGAGTACAAGGTCATGCCATATGGTTTGACAGGGGCACCAGCTACATTCCAAGCTATCATGAATCATATTCTTGCTCCCTTATTAAGGAAGTGTGtggtggtattcattgatgatatacTCATTTACAGTAAGACTCTCTCAGAGCATAGGCAGCATGTAAAACAAGTGTTTGATCTTTTGAGGGAACATCACTTTAAGGTCAGATTGTCCAAGTGCTCTTTTGCTAAGCAACAACTCAATTACCTAGGGCATGTTATCAGTCCATCAGGGGTTGCTACAGACCCAAAGAAGGTCTCCATAGTTCAAGATTGGCCTACCCCTACTTCAGTCAAGGAGGTTAGGAGCTTTTTGGGTCTAGCTGGGTACTACAGAAGATTTGTAAGGAACTTTGGATTGTTGGCTAAACCTCTCACAGAGCTTTTGAAAAAGGGGCAAACCTTTGCTTGGACAACTATTACTGAGCAGTCTTTCCAGGCTTTAAAATCAGCACTAATTTCTGCACCTGTGTTAGCACTGCCAGATTTCAATCAACCGTTTGTGGTAGAGACTGACGCCTCTGACAAGGGTATTGGGGCCGTGTTGCAACAAAATGGTCACCCAATAGCTTATGTAAGCAAGGCATTGGGCCCCAAGAATCAAGGACTGTCTACATATGAGAAGGAGAGCTTGGCAATACTCATGGCTGTCGATCATTGGAGGTCCTATTTACAACCTGCTGAATTTATTATTCAGACTGATCAGAGAAGCTTGATTCATCTGGATGATCAAAGGCTTAACACTTACTGGCAGCAAAAGGCTCTCACCAAACTAATGGGTTTGCAATACAAGATCTGTTACAAAAAGGGTTCCACAAACAATGCTGCTGATGCTCTATCTCGACTCCCGGTTTCCCCTACTAGCGAAATTCTAGCTATTTCTACTGCCCAACCTGCATGGTTACAAGACCTCCAAGCTAGCTATGCTGACAGCCCCCAGGCCAGTGAACTTCTGTCTGGACTTGCAGTTCATCCTGAACAAGGTCAATTCAAATTGGTCCGTGGAATCATCAGATTCAAGGACAGAATTTGGTTGGGTCACTCTGAATCATTACAGCAGCAAGTGATGCATGCCCTCCACTCCAGTCCCATTGGAGGACATTCTGGGTTCCTAGTTACTTACACCAGAATTAAAAAGCTTTTCAGCTGGCCACAAATGAAGAAACATATTCAAGCTTTTGTTGCATCATGTTCTATTTGTCAACAGGCCAACACTGAGAGAGTCCATTATCCAGGGTTGCTTCAGCCTCTAGCTGTTCCTGACCAAGCATGGCAAATAGTATCACTAGATTTCATTGAAGGTTTACCACCCTCTCTTTCCTTCAACTGCATTCTGGTTGTAGtggacaagttctccaagtactcacatttcatcAAATTGAAGCATCCTTTCACAGCTCTCAAGGTTGCTCAGCTGTTTCTGGACAACATTTACAAGTTACATGGTATGCCTCAGGCCATCATCTCTGACAGAGACAAGGTTTTTACTAGTCTTTTATGGCAAGAATTATTTCGTCTTTCTGGTACTGAACTAAGGATGagctcagcctatcatcctcaaacgGATGGTCAAACTGAAAGAGTAAATCAGAGTGTTGAAGCTTATCTTCGCTGTTTTATTCAAGCGTGCCCTTCCCAGTGGTCAAAATGGCTATCACTCGCTGAATTCTGGTACAATACCAACTATCACTCTTCACTGACCAAGTCACCGTTTGAAATACTCTATGGTCAAGAACCACGCCACTTTGGCATCACGGGAGTTCCTGTCTGTACCAATTCTGACTTGGAAGCTTGGCTCAAGGAACGTGACCAGATTGCTGAAATTCTGAAATGGCagttgacaagagtgcagcacCGCATGAAACAACAGGCTGACAAGAAGCGTTCTGAGCGATCTTTTGCTGTGGGGGATCGAGTATGGCTCAAATTGCAACCTTATGTTCAGACATCTGTGGCTCCGAGGGCAAATCACAAGCTATCTTTTCGCTACTTTGGCCCCTATGAAGTGGAGAGTAAGATTGGTTCcgttgcatataaactgaagcTACCATAGCACAGCTCCGTTCATCCTGTGTTCCATGTTTCATTACTGAAGAGAGCCATAGGTAACACTACACTTGTTTCTTCTACTCTACCACCAGACACTACTTCGATGCAGGAACCGGAATGCATTCTTGATCGCCGTCTGAAGAACAAGGGACGCCGCACCATCTCTCAGCTGTTGATCCAATGGGCTGGCTGGCCACCAGAACTTGCCACCTGGGAAGATGAAGACCAGGTACGCCATTTGCTACCATCTACAATGGCTTGCGGTCAAGCCGTTTCTCAAGGAGGGAAGAATGTCACGAACCTGATCAAAGCATCGCCAAGGCCCATgagggagaagaagcccaacacTCGCGTTGCCGGACCAAACTGGACCAAGTAGTGGTAGGCCCATGAAACGGGCGACCGCAGCTGTCGCTCGGTCTGTATTCTGCTTATATACTCTTTCGTGCGGAAAGGGAAAACTTGATTTGGAACTCGACGgcactggcggcggcgagcttcggCTCGAGTACTCCGGCGAGTCCACTTCCTTGTATCCGAAACTTGAGAAATACCAGAGCAGACCTCGTTGCTAGTTCCCGTGTGTTAcactccctcgccgccgacgtcgcgCTCTCGCCCCTGCTAATCGCCAACGACACCACGCCGTACTCGAGCACGCAGGAGATGTACGGGCTGGCGCAGTGCACGAGGGATCTCAACCCCACCGAGTGCACGCGCTGCGTCAAAATCTACATCGCCCAGGTGGAGTCAACTTTCCCCAACTACACCGGCGGCTGCATCAAGGGGTCCAGCTGCAACCTCGTCTCCCAGGTGGGCTTTCCGATCGACATCACCCTGCCGCCCATGCCTGCGCTGCCGGCACCTCCACCTCCAGGTAAGTATTTCTTGCGGCACCGGCACCTTACTGGATATGCTCCTATATTGAATATGTAGTGCAAGCTGTGCGGCAACGTGCGGAAATTTTTGCGACTTTACAGGATCTTCATCGTCTTCCAAGAAAGCGCTCGTGATCGGCTTGTCTGTTGGAGCTGCTGCGTCTCTGATCGTCCTGGCCTCCCTGATATGGATCCATGGCCGTCTCCGGCGACGGAGGATACCGGCTAAAATCCTTAAGGAAAAGAGGGGGCAAGAGCTACAAGAGCGCTCCTTCTTCGACGACAACGAGCCGGAAATGGAAGACGAATTCGAGAAAGGCACAGGGCCAAAGCGGTTTCGCTacggcgagctcgccgtcgccaccgaCAACTTCTCGGACCAGCAGAAGCTGGGAGAGGGAGGGTTCGGGTCAGTGTACAGAGGCTACCTCAAGGAGATGGACCTTCACGTCGCCATCAAGAGGGTGTCCAAGGGTTCCAAGCAGGGGAGGAAGGAGTACGCCTCGGAGGTGAGGATCATCAGCCGGCTGAGGCACCGCAACCTGGTGCAGCTCATCGGCTGGAGCCACGGTAGTGGCGATGATGAGCTCCTCCTCGTCTACGAGCTGATGCCCAACGGCAGCCTCGACGGCCACCTCCACAGTCCGGACAGCGTGCTGACATGGCCGGTCAGGTACCGCGTCGcgctcggcgtcggcgccgcgcTGCTGTACCTGCACGAGGACGCCGCCGAGCAGCGCGTGGTGCACCGGGACGTGAAGCCCAGCAACGTCATGCTGGACGCGTCGTTCAACGCCAAGCTTGGCGACTTCGGGCTCGCGCGGCTCatcggcgacggccggcggTCGCACACCACGGGCGTCGCCGGCACGTTCGGGTACATGGACCCGAAGTGCGTGCTCGCCGGGAAGGCCAGCGTGGAGTCGgacgtgtacagcttcggcgtcctcctcctcgaggTCGCCTTGTTGGAAATTCAGTCGTTTCAGCTTGTTTCGGGTTTACATTCAGAACTTTCAGAGGTTCAGTTAGCTAGCGTCGTTATCTACTTCAGTCAAATAACAGAACCCGATCTCGGGTGCGTTTTGTACGGCCAGAATCGTGCCTTGTTCACGATGCGGCGGGTCACGTAGAAGTCGAGTCCGTCTTTCTCGTTGCGTCGTAGCTGAAGCCTTGTGCTCCACTCGTTCGGTCGTGGGATGGCGCGGCCTTGTAGGGAGGAGTGGCGTGCATGGCGCCGGGTCTGGAGTGGCCACGAGCTGCTCATCGTCTTGTATATACATCAAGCAATAGAGTCAGAAAAAGCCGAGTTGTTGCGGCACCAAAACGCTCTGTGTTCTTGCTGTGTTCCCAGGGAAATTGCGTGTGTCCAGTTCGCGTGCGTGTGTCTAgtgatcgccgccggcgaggggtcGCCGGGGCTGGTTCGTCAATTGGCATCAGAGCGGTTACCGCGTTCTGGGAGTGCCCATGGCTTCGCGCACACCGCCGGCCAGTGGGCGCCGGCagtcaccgtcgccgccgcataGGCGGGCGAGGCGCCGGGAGCAAGTCGTCGTCGAGCGGCAGGTCGTCAAGGAGATCGGCAACGCGGGGTGGCCGATgctcaccaagaccaactacggCGAGTGGTCGGCGATGATGAAGGTGATGCTCCGCCCACGCGGCCTTTGGGAAGCCGTGAACTTCGCCGATGTTCCGGAGCATGAAGACATGATGGCCATGGAGGCCATCTGCAAGTCGGTGCCGGCCGACATGGTGGTGTCGATGTCGAACAAAGAGAGCGCCAAGGCGGCTTGGGACGACATCAAGACGGCGAACCTCGGCGTCGAGCACGTCCGCAAGGCCAAGGCGCAGACCCTGCGAAGGGAGTTCGACGGCCTTGTCTTCAAGGACGGGGAGAGCGTGGACGAGTTTGCGGTGCGGATCAACAATCTCGCCGCGCGGCTGAGGACGCTCGGGGACGACCACACCGAACCAACGGTCGTACGCAGGTTCCTGCAGGCGCTCCCTCCGCGCTACCACCAGATCGCCATGTCGATCGAAACCCTGCTCGATCTGGACGAGATGTCCGTGGAGGAGCTGGTTGGGCGGTTGAAGGCGGCGGAGGAACGTCACGGCCTCAGTGGAGTCGGCAACAACGGCATTGCACAACTCAACCTGACTGAGGAGGAGTTGATCGCACGTGTCTCCAAGAAGCTGCACCTGTCCGGCGGCTCGTCGAGCTCCGGCAACTCTGGTTCGGGCGGATCCGGAGGAGGCCGGGGAGGAGGCCGTGGCCGCGGTGGTGGCCGCGGAAGGGGCTCCAGGAAGAAGTGCGGCAATGGCGCTGCACGTGGTGTtgacgcgcgcggcggcggagcagtcgCCAACGACGAGTGCAAGTACTGCGGCAACAAGGGGCACTGGGCCCGCGAGTGCCGCAAGAAAAAGCACGACGAGCAGGCGTACGCGGCCGAGACGGAGATTGAGGGTGCACTGCTGGTGGGGATCACGTCGATCTCTACCCGGCAGGCGCCCCATCTACCTGTGCCGGTGGCACCTGCTAACCTGGAGGACGCGGTGCACGTTCAGATCGGCGGGGGAGGTGCAAGCGCTCGCTGGATCATCACCGACGAGACGCCGAGCGCGACGGCCTTAGTGGCGTTGGCGGCGCCCAGCTCTGCGACAGCATCGGCCGTGGCAGAACAGGAGGTGCACATCCGTGAGGACAGGCTCTTCGTCCAGCTCGGAGAGAAGAACGGCGAGGGGATCACGCGCTGGATCCTCGACACGGGGGCGACGAACCATATGACTAGCGTGCGCTCGGCCTTCTCTGAGCTCGACACGGGCGTGCACGGCACCGTCCGGTTCGGCGACGGGTCCGTGGTCGACATTGAAGGGCGCGGTACGATCCTCTTCGGCTGCAGAACTGGGGAGCACCAGAGGCTCGATGGCGTGTACTACATCCCAAAGCTCACCGCCAACATCATAAGCCTCGGTCAACTGGACGAGGACCGGTACAAGATCCTGATCGAGGACGGCACCCTGCGCATCTGGGACCAGCGACGCCGGCTGCTGGCAAAGGTGCTGCGCTCGGAGAACCGCCTGTACATCCTCGACGTCAACCTCAGCGTCCCggtgtgcctcgcggcgcacgCGGACAACACGGCCTGGAAGTGGCACACCAGGTATGGGCACCTTGGTTTCCATGGCCTGAAGCTGCCGGTGAAaaaggagatggtgcgagggCTTCCACACATCGACCATGTCGAGCAGGTGTGCGAGAGCTGTCTCGCCGGGAAGCAACGCCGACAACCGTTCCCGGTGGCGAGCAAGTTTCGAGCGTccaagtccctggaacttgtccACACGGATTTGTGTGGTCCGATCACGCCGTCCACGCCGGGCGGCAAACGCTTGTTTCTGCTTGTCGTTGATGATAGGAGCAGGTACATGTGGCTGGTCCTCCTGGAGTCCAAGGACCAAGCTGCGGCGGCCATCATCCAGTTGCAGGCAAGACTGGAGAAGGAAGCTGGGTGCAAGCTGGGCACCCTGCGCACAGACCGTGGAGGCGAGTTCACGGCGCAGGCGTTCGATGAGCACTGCGCCGATGCGGGGGTGCAACGCCATCTCACCGCGCCGTACACCCCTCAGCAAAACGGCGTGGTGGAGAGGCGTAACCAGACCGTGCTCGGGATGGCGCGGAGCATGATGAAGGGGATGAATGTGCTGGGCTGGCTCTGGGGGGAGGCGGTGTGCACTGCGGTGTTCATCTTGAACCGATCACCGACCCGGAGCGTGGACGGGAAGACGCCCTTCGAAGTCTGGTATGGTTCCAAACCGGCTGTACACTTCTTTCGTACATTCGGTTGCACAGCCCATGTGAAGATCGCCGGCGGACACCAGCGCAAGCTGGACGACCGGAGCACCCCCATGGCGTTCATCGGCTATGAGCCGGGAACCAAGGCCTACCGGTTCTACAACCCGCGCACCGGGCGAGTGTGCATATCGCGTGATGCGGTGTTCGACGAAGGAAGGCCCTGGAAGTGGGATGATGCGGCGGAGGATCCGCCGAACACTGCTTCGGGGGAGCCTTTCACGATGGAGTTTGTGACGTTGTCTGCCCCGGGCGGCGGACATGTGCCACAGTCACCAgtggccacgccgccggcctcgccgggACCCTCGACACCGACCATGGGTCCTGGAACTTCCCCGACGACACTGGTGCAGGAGGCTGCACCAACTGACTCGCCTGCACCGGGAACGCCAGCCGGGGTGGAGTTCGTGTCACCTCCTACCGGGGAGCCGGTGCTGGATGCAGACGCCGATGACGCGCCGCTGAGGTTCCGGGCGCTTGACAATATCCTCGGCGACGCGCCTGTCCTGGGGGAGGCAGATCGTACCGTGGAAGGGGAGCTTCTCCTTGCTGTTGATGGAGAGCCGACGACGTTTGATGAAGCGCGCCATGATGTAGCTTGGAGGAAGGCCATGCTCGAGGAGCTGTCCTCGATCGAGCAGAACGACACCTGGACACTTGTTGAGCTTCCACAAGGGCACCATGCCATCGGgctcaagtgggtgttcaaaatCAAGCGCGACGAACAGGGAGCAATTGTGAAGCACAAAGCGCGCTTGGTGGCAAAGGGGTATGTCCAGAGGTCGGGCATCGACTTCGACGAGGTGTTTGCGCCGGTGGCAAGGATGGAATCGGTGCGGATGCTCCTTGCCGTCGCTGCTCAGGAGGGTTGGTTTGTTCATCACATGGATGTCAAGTCGGCCTTTCTGAATGGGGAGCTCATCGAGGAAGTCTATGTGCAGCAGCCACCGGGTTTCACTGCGGCTGGGTACGGCGAGAAGGTGTTGCGCCTGAAGAAGGCGTTGTATGGTCTGCGTCAAGCTCCCAGGGCGTGGAACCACAAGCTGGATGTCAGCCTACGTGAACTGGGCTTCGCACGGTGCACCAGTGAGCACGGCATGTACGCCCGTGGCAAGGGGCCGTCGCGGGTGATTGTCGGCATTTATGTGGATGATCTGATCATTACTGGAGCCAAGGAGGGCGGCGTCGTGGCGTTCAAGGCTGAGATGCAGCGTCTGTTCAGGATGAGCGACCTCCGGTTGCTGTCCTactacctggggatcgaggtgaGGCAGTCCAAGGCCGCCGTCACGCTCGGTCAGGCGGCGTACGCACGCCGGCTACTGCAGAAGGCCAACATGGCAGGGTGCAACCCCTGTCAGACTCCGATGGAAGCAAGGCTGAAGCTTTCGAAGGAGGGAACGACGGCGCTGGTCGATCCCACTGAGTATCGCAGTTTGGTGGGCAGCCTGCGGTATCTAGTGCACACTCGCCCGGACATCTCGTTCGCGGTGGGCATGGTGAGCCGGTTCATGGAGAAGCCTAGGCAGGAGCATTTGGCGGCGGTAAAGCATCTACTGCGCTACATCGCCGGAACTGTGGAATATGGGCTCGTCTACCCCAAGCTCTCCGGCGTCGACAACAGCCTCACGGGCTACAGTGACAGCGACTTGGGGGGAGACGTTGATGACAGGAAGAGCACGTCTGGGATCATCTACTTCCTGGGGACAAAGGCAGTGGCGTGGCAGTCCCAAAAACAGAAAGTGGTGGCGCTCTCATCCTGTGAAGCAGAGTACatcgcgggcgccggcgcggcgtgtCAGGCGGTGTGGTTGACGAGGCTGCTGAAGGACGTGACTGGCGAAGCTCCTCAGGCGCCTCG containing:
- the LOC120666952 gene encoding L-type lectin-domain containing receptor kinase IX.1-like, giving the protein MGSGHLLLAAAVTMLFVMASEQLVDNIFQPTGNLLCTQSCSTTDNYTDSSQYKKNLDSLLAALPAAAGDNGWFYRSSAETGADEVFGLIMCFADRSAKECSDCLTGAPARIRTVCPGSRNVSTAYEACVLRYSAAPIPATVDLDAALVVGVPGTPVTSDAVLKAWVPLMTDLVASSRVLHSLAADVALSPLLIANDTTPYSSTQEMYGLAQCTRDLNPTECTRCVKIYIAQVESTFPNYTGGCIKGSSCNLVSQVGFPIDITLPPMPALPAPPPPGSSSSSKKALVIGLSVGAAASLIVLASLIWIHGRLRRRRIPAKILKEKRGQELQERSFFDDNEPEMEDEFEKGTGPKRFRYGELAVATDNFSDQQKLGEGGFGSVYRGYLKEMDLHVAIKRVSKGSKQGRKEYASEVRIISRLRHRNLVQLIGWSHGSGDDELLLVYELMPNGSLDGHLHSPDSVLTWPVRYRVALGVGAALLYLHEDAAEQRVVHRDVKPSNVMLDASFNAKLGDFGLARLIGDGRRSHTTGVAGTFGYMDPKCVLAGKASVESDVYSFGVLLLEVACGRRPAVLVGEEEDGHLVHVHLVQWVWDSYGGGSILDAADTRLGGEFDGREMACAMIVGLWCAHPDRSRRPNIRQAFNALRCEAPPPRLPAKMPVATDGFPPAGSSSTTSSTEAGRTTSQGLGGGGVQTPTTAASLDIEHSSSVQHEDDSTLM